From the genome of Plectropomus leopardus isolate mb chromosome 13, YSFRI_Pleo_2.0, whole genome shotgun sequence, one region includes:
- the cchcr1 gene encoding coiled-coil alpha-helical rod protein 1 isoform X1, protein MERHNVGRERLIVPTDFTTPAVSRNTQEDLVPPSHFTSSVHSAGAHKGVEIAGTPPHISCINPGVTSVPSGDPRSANPWLAITQSQQEILELRKENQRLMILQGESIRGGIPVDHLTDRRARSSERSEQWSRWESEWRQEAEKHKADAERLKGQVEALKESAERHREEMRDRDSTLNRQSHELEAMREELCKAKTDLSQLRTELTHSNAQKEKMSSQLERVKRESGHEITKLRRDLARSKEDAQELALRAEMARLQAAEEAKQQTLRLSEQLEEMQKKQEVELQRLNASHCAEVGAERNTISELQDRLQSMTSKVLQLKSTLMEVSTERDGLKEHLSQMGQAFETQSATLHSLRNYIGQLAPENGEKEQLNKAVERLNKEKAALQMTTELLTVRLNSLNEILALQEEKIVNKTLTGSFVKNGSDDLQVLQLWRNKVFKLCVQLRSKDIELRGEKDELLSKVRFMEQQLQQEQHRASVLQHSLDDRIAELDLERVEKETLKQDLAQERKENSQLQTQRQKEEAELKILTEAVRRFSLAFESKAAEVDAAQSRLNAFTQRLTFAKGRVETIQGLIMRRAALQKVQQASKQAEQAADSITNLQTELSLVCEERDKLTQELKRTPELIEKALADLKEQYESKLSRPQQALEQSSVEVRQAVTGREEAEESLQQIQTQLQESKVNLEKLRSELLNQQEHSERALQERVSEIEDCCAEKLREMEVQVNTARREHTKAVMTLRQFEREAARKHNEMRETRQHPKREVQNKQLKETERDKKLLLANVAERGLTSEYTRAHTTALQSSAASAEHREKPSENSRSVGTKVPADERLLSVLEELHSLSAAVVNSSEDSAEEEGQSDSVGPSTGSLHS, encoded by the exons ATGGAGAGACATAACGTGGGAAGAGAAAGGCTCATAGTACCTACTGACTTTACCACACCAGCGGTTTCCA GGAATACGCAGGAGGACCTAGTACCCCCATCGCACTTCACATCAAGTGTCCACTCTGCTGGAGCACACAAAGGTGTTGAAATTGCAGGGACACCACCACACATCTCCTGCATAAATCCAGGTGTGACATCCGTACCATCAGGAGATCCCAGATCTGCCAACCCATGGCTTGCCATCACTCAGTCACAACAGGAAATCTTGGAGCTGAGGAAAGAAAATCAGAGGCTCATGATATTACAAGGGGAGAGCATAAGGGGAGGGATCCCTGTGGATCACCTGACAGACCGTAGGGCAAG AAGTTCAGAGAGAAGTGAGCAGTGGTCCAGATGGGAGTCAGAGTGGCGTCAGGAGGCAGAAAAGCACAAGGCTGATGCTGAGAGGCTGAAGGGCCAGGTGGAGGCTCTAAAGGagtctgcagagagacacagggaagagatgagagacagagacagcacCCTGAACAG ACAGAGTCATGAGTTGGAAGCAATGCGTGAAGAGCTATGTAAAGCAAAGACTGATCTCAGCCAACTCAGAACAGAGCTCACTCACAGCAATGCACAGAAGGAGAAAATGAGCTCTCAG cttgAAAGAGTAAAGAGAGAATCTGGTCATGAAATTACAAAGCTGAGGAGAGATTTAGCGAGGAGTAAAGAGGATGCCCAAGAGCTCGCTCTGAGGGCTGAGATGGCTAGGTTACAGGCTGCGGAGGAGGCCAAACAGCAGACTCTCCGACTGTCAGAACAGCTGGAGGAAATGCAAAAGaagcaggaggtggag CTGCAACGGCTGAATGCTTCCCACTGTGCAGAGGTGGGTGCAGAAAGAAATACAATCAGTGAACTACAGGACAGACTTCAATCGATGACCTCCAAAGTGCTGCAGCTAAAAAGCACTCTGATGGAGGTATCTACTGAGAGAGATGGGCTGAAAGAACATTTAAG ccaaATGGGACAAGCTTTTGAGACACAGTCGGCAACACTACACAGCCTCAGAAATTACATCGGCCAGCTCGCCCCAGAGAATGGAGAGAAGGAACAATTAAATAAAGCTGTCGAG AGGCTGAACAAAGAGAAAGCTGCGCTTCAGATGACCACAGAGCTTTTGACCGTCAGGCTAAACTCTTTGAATGAGATACTCGCCCTCCAAGAAGAAAAAATAGTGAATAAG ACTTTGACAGGCTCTTTTGTGAAGAATGGATCTGATGACCTTCAAGTACTGCAGCTCTGGAGAAACAAAGTGTTCAAGTTGTGTGTCCAACTTCGCTCAAAGGACATTGAATtgagaggagagaaggatgAACTTCTTTCAAAG gtcAGATTCAtggagcagcagctccagcaggagCAGCACCGAGCTAGTGTACTCCAGCACAGTCTTGATGACAGGATAGCTGAGCTGGACCTGGAGAGAGTGGAAAAGGAG ACTTTGAAACAGGACTTGGCCCAGGAGCGAAAGGAAAATTCACAGCtccagacacagagacagaaagaagaggCTGAGCTAAAAATCCTGACAGAGGCAGTGCGAAG GTTCAGTCTGGCATTTGAAAGCAAGGCGGCAGAAGTGGATGCAGCTCAATCAAGGCTCAACGCCTTCACCCAGAGGCTAACCTTTGCAAAAGGACGAGTGGAGACAATCCAAG gtttgATCATGAGGAGGGCGGCTCTGCAGAAAGTTCAGCAGGCCAGTAAACAGGCAGAACAAGCTGCTGACAG CATCACAAACCTTCAGACAGAGCTTAGTTTGGTGTGTGAAGAGAGAGACAAGCTCACACAGGAGCTCAAAAGAACCCCCGAGCTCATCGAGAAAGCTCTGGCTGATCTCAAAGAACAGT ATGAAAGCAAACTGAGCCGGCCGCAGCAGGCGCTGGAGCAGAGCTCGGTGGAGGTCCGGCAGGCTGTGACTGGCAGAGAGGAGGCCGAAGAGAGCCTGCAGCAGATCCAGACCCAGCTGCAGGAGAGCAAGGTCAACCTGGAGAAACTCCGCTCTGAGCTGCTCAACCAGCAGGAGCACAGCGAACGTG CCCTGCAGGAGAGAGTGTCTGAGATTGAGGACTGCTGTGCTGAGAAGCTGAGAGAGATGGAGGTTCAAGTCAATACTGCCAGGAGAGAACACACCAAAGCAG TTATGACTTTGCGGCAGTTtgagagagaggcagcaagGAAACACAACGAGATGAGAGAAACCCGACAACACCCAAAGAGGGAAGTCCAGAATAAACAACTcaaggagacagaaagagacaaaaaactacTGCTG GCCAATGTTGCAGAGAGAGGGCTGACAAGTGAATATACAAGAGCTCACACAACAGCTCTACAAAGCTCTGCGGCTTCCGCAGAACATAGAGAAAAACCGTCAGAGAATAGTCGCTCCGTGGGAACAAAAGTACCTGCAGACG AGAGACTTCTGTCTGTTCTGGAGGAGCTCCATTCTCTCAGTGCTGCAGTGGTAAACAGCTCTGAAGACTCtgcggaggaggagggacagagTGACAGCGTGGGACCATCCACAGGCAGCCTGCACAGCTGA
- the cchcr1 gene encoding coiled-coil alpha-helical rod protein 1 isoform X2 has translation MERHNVGRERLIVPTDFTTPAVSRNTQEDLVPPSHFTSSVHSAGAHKGVEIAGTPPHISCINPGVTSVPSGDPRSANPWLAITQSQQEILELRKENQRLMILQGESIRGGIPVDHLTDRRARSSERSEQWSRWESEWRQEAEKHKADAERLKGQVEALKESAERHREEMRDRDSTLNRQSHELEAMREELCKAKTDLSQLRTELTHSNAQKEKMSSQLQRLNASHCAEVGAERNTISELQDRLQSMTSKVLQLKSTLMEVSTERDGLKEHLSQMGQAFETQSATLHSLRNYIGQLAPENGEKEQLNKAVERLNKEKAALQMTTELLTVRLNSLNEILALQEEKIVNKTLTGSFVKNGSDDLQVLQLWRNKVFKLCVQLRSKDIELRGEKDELLSKVRFMEQQLQQEQHRASVLQHSLDDRIAELDLERVEKETLKQDLAQERKENSQLQTQRQKEEAELKILTEAVRRFSLAFESKAAEVDAAQSRLNAFTQRLTFAKGRVETIQGLIMRRAALQKVQQASKQAEQAADSITNLQTELSLVCEERDKLTQELKRTPELIEKALADLKEQYESKLSRPQQALEQSSVEVRQAVTGREEAEESLQQIQTQLQESKVNLEKLRSELLNQQEHSERALQERVSEIEDCCAEKLREMEVQVNTARREHTKAVMTLRQFEREAARKHNEMRETRQHPKREVQNKQLKETERDKKLLLANVAERGLTSEYTRAHTTALQSSAASAEHREKPSENSRSVGTKVPADERLLSVLEELHSLSAAVVNSSEDSAEEEGQSDSVGPSTGSLHS, from the exons ATGGAGAGACATAACGTGGGAAGAGAAAGGCTCATAGTACCTACTGACTTTACCACACCAGCGGTTTCCA GGAATACGCAGGAGGACCTAGTACCCCCATCGCACTTCACATCAAGTGTCCACTCTGCTGGAGCACACAAAGGTGTTGAAATTGCAGGGACACCACCACACATCTCCTGCATAAATCCAGGTGTGACATCCGTACCATCAGGAGATCCCAGATCTGCCAACCCATGGCTTGCCATCACTCAGTCACAACAGGAAATCTTGGAGCTGAGGAAAGAAAATCAGAGGCTCATGATATTACAAGGGGAGAGCATAAGGGGAGGGATCCCTGTGGATCACCTGACAGACCGTAGGGCAAG AAGTTCAGAGAGAAGTGAGCAGTGGTCCAGATGGGAGTCAGAGTGGCGTCAGGAGGCAGAAAAGCACAAGGCTGATGCTGAGAGGCTGAAGGGCCAGGTGGAGGCTCTAAAGGagtctgcagagagacacagggaagagatgagagacagagacagcacCCTGAACAG ACAGAGTCATGAGTTGGAAGCAATGCGTGAAGAGCTATGTAAAGCAAAGACTGATCTCAGCCAACTCAGAACAGAGCTCACTCACAGCAATGCACAGAAGGAGAAAATGAGCTCTCAG CTGCAACGGCTGAATGCTTCCCACTGTGCAGAGGTGGGTGCAGAAAGAAATACAATCAGTGAACTACAGGACAGACTTCAATCGATGACCTCCAAAGTGCTGCAGCTAAAAAGCACTCTGATGGAGGTATCTACTGAGAGAGATGGGCTGAAAGAACATTTAAG ccaaATGGGACAAGCTTTTGAGACACAGTCGGCAACACTACACAGCCTCAGAAATTACATCGGCCAGCTCGCCCCAGAGAATGGAGAGAAGGAACAATTAAATAAAGCTGTCGAG AGGCTGAACAAAGAGAAAGCTGCGCTTCAGATGACCACAGAGCTTTTGACCGTCAGGCTAAACTCTTTGAATGAGATACTCGCCCTCCAAGAAGAAAAAATAGTGAATAAG ACTTTGACAGGCTCTTTTGTGAAGAATGGATCTGATGACCTTCAAGTACTGCAGCTCTGGAGAAACAAAGTGTTCAAGTTGTGTGTCCAACTTCGCTCAAAGGACATTGAATtgagaggagagaaggatgAACTTCTTTCAAAG gtcAGATTCAtggagcagcagctccagcaggagCAGCACCGAGCTAGTGTACTCCAGCACAGTCTTGATGACAGGATAGCTGAGCTGGACCTGGAGAGAGTGGAAAAGGAG ACTTTGAAACAGGACTTGGCCCAGGAGCGAAAGGAAAATTCACAGCtccagacacagagacagaaagaagaggCTGAGCTAAAAATCCTGACAGAGGCAGTGCGAAG GTTCAGTCTGGCATTTGAAAGCAAGGCGGCAGAAGTGGATGCAGCTCAATCAAGGCTCAACGCCTTCACCCAGAGGCTAACCTTTGCAAAAGGACGAGTGGAGACAATCCAAG gtttgATCATGAGGAGGGCGGCTCTGCAGAAAGTTCAGCAGGCCAGTAAACAGGCAGAACAAGCTGCTGACAG CATCACAAACCTTCAGACAGAGCTTAGTTTGGTGTGTGAAGAGAGAGACAAGCTCACACAGGAGCTCAAAAGAACCCCCGAGCTCATCGAGAAAGCTCTGGCTGATCTCAAAGAACAGT ATGAAAGCAAACTGAGCCGGCCGCAGCAGGCGCTGGAGCAGAGCTCGGTGGAGGTCCGGCAGGCTGTGACTGGCAGAGAGGAGGCCGAAGAGAGCCTGCAGCAGATCCAGACCCAGCTGCAGGAGAGCAAGGTCAACCTGGAGAAACTCCGCTCTGAGCTGCTCAACCAGCAGGAGCACAGCGAACGTG CCCTGCAGGAGAGAGTGTCTGAGATTGAGGACTGCTGTGCTGAGAAGCTGAGAGAGATGGAGGTTCAAGTCAATACTGCCAGGAGAGAACACACCAAAGCAG TTATGACTTTGCGGCAGTTtgagagagaggcagcaagGAAACACAACGAGATGAGAGAAACCCGACAACACCCAAAGAGGGAAGTCCAGAATAAACAACTcaaggagacagaaagagacaaaaaactacTGCTG GCCAATGTTGCAGAGAGAGGGCTGACAAGTGAATATACAAGAGCTCACACAACAGCTCTACAAAGCTCTGCGGCTTCCGCAGAACATAGAGAAAAACCGTCAGAGAATAGTCGCTCCGTGGGAACAAAAGTACCTGCAGACG AGAGACTTCTGTCTGTTCTGGAGGAGCTCCATTCTCTCAGTGCTGCAGTGGTAAACAGCTCTGAAGACTCtgcggaggaggagggacagagTGACAGCGTGGGACCATCCACAGGCAGCCTGCACAGCTGA